From the Montipora capricornis isolate CH-2021 chromosome 2, ASM3666992v2, whole genome shotgun sequence genome, one window contains:
- the LOC138017923 gene encoding uncharacterized protein: MNQESYDALVTLSPSARVELAWWLRHTLNANGSPVHLPPPDVIITTDASKKGRGAVHQSFKTNGRWPQKESLQHINYLELKASFLALKTFLKDKSHVSVSLQLDNTTAIAYINNKGGTRSPQLMTLALEMWDWCQERDILLIASHIPGRDNVSADKESREFTDMSEWKLDPIIIQPFLLNFQTDLFASRLTSQLAAYISWRPDPGAIHTDAFTINWATLRGYAFPLFNLISKTLTKVTIDQTELILVAPVWQAQPWWPVLLRLIISQPVLLPNSPTLLTDPTDLNRVHPMYPRLHLAVFHISTNVSKLRAFQQTLPTYSSQQLVPPHTKPTSLVGTVGAAGVPDGKLILFRHL; this comes from the coding sequence ATGAACCAGGAGTCTTACGACGCCTTGGTCACCCTGTCACCGAGTGCCAGAGTAGAACTTGCTTGGTGGTTGAGACACACCCTCAATGCAAACGGCAGTCCTGTACACCTTCCTCCGCCGGATGTGATCATCACAACCGACGCCTCCAAGAAAGGAAGGGGTGCAGTGCATCAATCCTTTAAGACCAATGGCAGATGGCCCCAAAAAGAGTCTCTCCAACACATCAATTATCTAGAGCTTAAGGCGTCCTTTTTGGCCCTGAAAACCTTTCTCAAAGACAAGTCTCACGTATCCGTATCTCTGCAACTAGACAACACTACCGCCATCGCTTACATCAACAACAAAGGGGGTACACGTTCCCCCCAACTTATGACTCTAGCATTAGAGATGTGGGATTGGTGTCAGGAAAGAGACATCCTTCTGATAGCTTCTCACATCCCAGGAAGAGACAACGTCTCAGCGGACAAGGAGTCCAGAGAATTCACGGACATGAGCGAGTGGAAGTTGGACCCAATAATTATTCAGCCTTTTCTGCTGAATTTCCAGACCGATCTATTTGCGAGTCGTCTTACCAGTCAACTCGCGGCTTACATCAGTTGGAGACCCGACCCGGGAGCCATCCACACCGACGCCTTCACGATCAACTGGGCTACTCTACGGGGCTATGCCTTCCCCCTCTTCAATCTGATATCGAAAACCTTGACGAAGGTAACAATCGACCAAACGGAGCTAATTCTCGTTGCTCCAGTTTGGCAAGCCCAGCCCTGGTGGCCGGTTCTGCTGAGACTTATAATATCCCAGCCAGTGTTGCTCCCGAACAGTCCAACCCTGTTAACGGACCCGACCGACCTGAACCGCGTTCATCCAATGTATCCTCGTCTTCACTTGGCCGTGTTTCACATCTCTACCAACGTTTCCAAGCTTAGGGCATTCCAACAAACGTTGCCCACCTACTCATCGCAGCAACTCGTACCTCCACACACAAAACCTACGAGTCTAGTTGGAACCGTTGGTGCCGCTGGTGTTCCGGACGGCAAATTGATCCTCTTTCGTCATCTATAA